The Virgibacillus dokdonensis genome includes a window with the following:
- a CDS encoding phage tail tape measure protein: MSTIGTTAATAFGAIATGGVVAIGATVKAASDFESAFAGVEKVLSGSEQDFAKLAKGIRDMAKELPASTEEIAKVAEVSGQLGVSKKDLLDFTRTMVDLGNTTNLSAEEAATSIARFSNIMGTSLSDADRLGSVIVDLGNNFAVTESEVTAMGMRLAGAGKQIGLSESEVLSFAASLSSLGLTAEAGGSAFSRVFLNMKTATMEGGESLENFAKVAGMSTDEFTKSFEKDAAGAVLSFLKGLDSMNQEGGNTVGMLKDLGLNEIIVRDSLLRASEATNVFSDALKTGTSAWQENSALTEEAAKRYETFASKAEVLWNKIQDIAILIGTPLMEALSLMIEGITPVIDAMGRLAEWFANTNQTFQMFISFGVIIGTVLAALAAGIGIVIAVVGQMMIGFTAVATAVGLTSVALAKIIAIVGGVIAAVTAIIGIVVWAYNEFDWFKNLVNSTWEAIKTGVQIAFEFVREIITTIVNEVVSFAGEQLAKFQGLWDKHGEAIAAGISTSFEIVKGVVSVGMSFIKGLFETVWPVISGVVKVAWGVIETVVGSAIDIVVGLIDAGMSIMKGDWEGAWEAIKGIGEDIWHNIEDFFKNIDLMEIGKDILKGLIKGFTSMKKQVTDTVESIGESVKRTFKKFFKVASPSRVMRDEVGKMIGKGLIVGMDAEIANIQKMASRLSEAATPAQPKLAGFDTSNLRNYSRQATSRLQAEMQASGTFERDGEQNALLAEIRDELRRQKQMIVKLDGHTVGELVEPYASEFKSRKERIGRVSL; encoded by the coding sequence ATGAGTACGATAGGCACAACGGCAGCTACAGCGTTTGGAGCAATTGCAACAGGCGGAGTGGTGGCAATCGGTGCGACAGTAAAGGCGGCAAGTGACTTTGAGTCGGCGTTCGCCGGAGTTGAGAAGGTGCTATCAGGTTCGGAACAAGACTTTGCGAAGTTAGCCAAAGGAATTCGTGACATGGCGAAAGAACTTCCAGCAAGTACAGAAGAAATCGCAAAAGTAGCGGAGGTATCGGGACAACTAGGTGTAAGCAAGAAAGACTTGCTCGACTTTACGCGAACAATGGTAGATTTAGGAAATACGACGAACTTATCTGCAGAAGAAGCGGCGACTTCAATCGCTAGGTTTTCGAACATTATGGGAACGTCATTAAGCGATGCTGACCGTTTAGGTTCGGTTATTGTGGACCTCGGTAATAATTTTGCCGTAACTGAAAGCGAGGTTACCGCTATGGGTATGCGATTAGCTGGAGCAGGTAAGCAAATCGGATTATCAGAGTCGGAGGTACTTTCGTTTGCCGCGTCTCTATCGAGTTTGGGACTTACGGCAGAAGCCGGAGGTAGCGCATTTTCTCGAGTTTTCCTAAACATGAAAACGGCGACTATGGAAGGCGGCGAGTCATTAGAAAACTTCGCTAAAGTTGCGGGAATGTCTACAGACGAATTTACAAAATCATTCGAAAAGGACGCAGCGGGGGCAGTATTATCGTTTTTAAAGGGATTAGACTCAATGAACCAAGAAGGCGGTAACACAGTCGGCATGTTAAAAGACCTCGGTCTAAACGAAATTATCGTTAGAGACTCGCTATTAAGGGCGTCAGAGGCTACTAACGTCTTTAGTGACGCATTAAAAACGGGAACATCAGCTTGGCAGGAAAACAGTGCGTTAACAGAAGAAGCGGCTAAGAGATACGAAACATTTGCCTCAAAAGCTGAGGTTTTGTGGAACAAGATACAAGATATTGCTATTTTAATCGGAACGCCGTTAATGGAAGCACTATCTCTTATGATTGAGGGTATAACTCCGGTAATTGACGCAATGGGGCGATTAGCCGAATGGTTTGCAAACACAAATCAGACGTTTCAAATGTTTATTTCGTTTGGCGTTATCATCGGAACTGTTCTCGCTGCACTTGCCGCGGGAATTGGAATAGTAATCGCTGTAGTCGGTCAAATGATGATCGGGTTTACGGCTGTAGCTACTGCCGTTGGTCTTACGTCAGTAGCACTAGCGAAGATAATAGCGATAGTAGGCGGAGTGATAGCAGCAGTAACCGCCATAATCGGAATTGTAGTGTGGGCTTATAATGAGTTCGACTGGTTTAAGAATTTAGTCAATTCGACATGGGAGGCGATTAAGACAGGCGTACAAATTGCGTTTGAGTTTGTGCGGGAAATCATTACGACGATAGTTAACGAGGTGGTTTCGTTTGCGGGCGAACAACTAGCTAAGTTTCAAGGTTTATGGGATAAACATGGCGAGGCGATTGCGGCTGGTATTTCCACATCGTTTGAAATCGTGAAGGGCGTAGTGTCCGTGGGCATGTCATTTATTAAAGGGTTGTTTGAAACGGTTTGGCCTGTAATATCAGGTGTTGTTAAGGTAGCATGGGGAGTTATAGAGACGGTAGTAGGTTCTGCGATTGATATTGTAGTAGGTCTTATTGACGCCGGAATGTCAATAATGAAAGGAGATTGGGAAGGTGCTTGGGAAGCGATAAAAGGTATTGGGGAAGATATTTGGCACAATATTGAGGATTTCTTCAAAAATATTGATTTAATGGAAATAGGTAAAGACATACTTAAAGGATTAATAAAAGGGTTCACAAGTATGAAAAAACAAGTAACAGATACAGTCGAGTCGATAGGTGAAAGCGTTAAAAGGACTTTCAAAAAGTTTTTCAAAGTAGCTTCCCCATCCCGCGTCATGCGCGACGAAGTCGGAAAAATGATCGGCAAAGGTTTAATCGTCGGAATGGACGCAGAAATAGCGAATATCCAAAAAATGGCGTCAAGATTATCCGAAGCAGCAACGCCAGCCCAGCCAAAACTAGCCGGCTTTGACACGTCAAACCTACGCAACTACTCACGCCAAGCTACGTCACGCTTACAGGCGGAAATGCAGGCGTCTGGTACGTTTGAGAGAGACGGCGAGCAAAACGCACTATTGGCGGAGATACGGGACGAACTCCGCAGGCAGAAGCAGATGATCGTCAAATTAGACGGACATACAGTCGGTGAATTAGTAGAGCCTTACGCATCGGAATTTAAGTCTCGTAAAGAAAGAATAGGCAGGGTTTCCTTGTAG
- a CDS encoding MepB family protein translates to MEKSIKLTNTLLSCMGEHEITSITEEKQNSEYKGCSFSVFEHTYRSRLAKLTPKKKGYFVAFWEKDINNHNQAYSYDESPNKIVISVIDNERKGQFIFPKLVLLQKGVLRSETSKGKMAMRVYPSWEQELNSSAEKSQKWQMKYFIDVSKAVDIARLTDLYFS, encoded by the coding sequence ATGGAGAAATCAATAAAATTAACTAACACCTTACTGTCGTGTATGGGAGAGCATGAAATTACATCCATAACGGAGGAAAAACAGAATTCTGAATATAAAGGGTGTAGTTTTAGTGTGTTTGAACATACATATCGGAGTCGTTTGGCTAAATTAACCCCAAAGAAAAAGGGGTATTTTGTAGCGTTTTGGGAAAAAGATATAAATAATCACAATCAAGCTTATTCTTATGATGAAAGTCCTAACAAGATCGTTATTTCGGTAATAGATAATGAACGGAAGGGTCAATTCATTTTTCCGAAATTAGTATTACTTCAAAAAGGCGTGTTGCGTAGTGAAACGTCCAAAGGAAAAATGGCAATGCGAGTTTATCCTTCTTGGGAGCAGGAGCTAAATAGCTCTGCGGAAAAATCTCAAAAATGGCAAATGAAATATTTTATTGATGTTTCAAAAGCAGTGGATATTGCAAGACTAACAGATTTGTATTTCTCTTAA
- a CDS encoding RNA degradosome polyphosphate kinase, which translates to MKKSYRGKERLQLSENRKRLGDPKYYNNRELSWLAFNERVLQEALDQRNPLLERCKFLAIFSSNLDEFFMVRVAGLKDQVEAGFNKPENKAGLTPKEQLAAISKKNHQLVDMQSSTFKHVLLPMLADENITFLTMDDLDQQMKLNMERYFDDQVFPVLTPMAVDAYRPFPMLANKSINLAVLLEDERAKNDIVELEEVVKTAIVQVPSVLKRFIKVDIPDSNITYFIMLEDIISHFIYKLFAGYKVISVTEFRITRNADMTIHEEGARDLLKEIEKELKKRKWGAAVRLEVKRKQYDPNMLNFLLSVLEIHYKDVYEMDGPIDLTFLFSFHKSLEPTHEHLVYETLIPQPPQDMGDSEDLYELAKERDLFFHHPYESFEPIVDFVSDAADDPDVLAIKQTLYRVSGDSPVIEGLKRAAEQGKQVTVLVELKARFDEENNVQWAKELEKAGCHVIYGMTYLKTHSKITLVVRRRNNQIEQFVHLGTGNYNDQTAKIYTDMGIITSKREFGIDATNFFNYLSGYAEKPLFHQLSMAPFDMKTDFLSDIDIEMENHKKYGDGYIIFKMNSLTDKDLIMKMYEASCAGVNIDLIVRGICCLRPQIPGVSENIRVISIVGRFLEHTRIYYFRHHQNSKMYLSSADLMTRNMEKRVELLFPIIDGNIKQRLYEILQIISNDNVKARMQDQNGIYHYVEKADEAPKIDSQMELFKRAYMVKEDEE; encoded by the coding sequence ATGAAGAAATCGTATAGGGGTAAGGAGAGATTGCAATTGAGCGAAAACAGAAAACGCCTAGGAGATCCTAAATATTATAACAACCGCGAACTTAGTTGGCTAGCATTTAATGAGCGTGTGTTACAAGAAGCGTTGGATCAGCGAAACCCCTTGCTAGAACGATGTAAATTTTTAGCTATATTCAGTTCCAATTTAGATGAGTTTTTTATGGTTCGTGTTGCAGGACTAAAAGATCAAGTAGAAGCTGGATTTAACAAACCTGAAAATAAAGCAGGCTTAACACCAAAAGAACAGCTGGCAGCTATTTCCAAGAAAAACCACCAGCTAGTTGACATGCAATCCTCTACTTTCAAGCATGTGCTATTGCCAATGTTAGCGGATGAAAACATTACATTCCTAACCATGGATGACCTCGATCAACAAATGAAGTTAAACATGGAACGATACTTTGATGATCAAGTCTTCCCTGTGTTAACCCCTATGGCAGTGGATGCCTATCGCCCATTCCCTATGTTGGCAAATAAAAGCATTAATCTTGCCGTATTATTAGAAGATGAACGTGCTAAAAATGATATTGTGGAACTTGAAGAAGTTGTTAAAACTGCTATTGTTCAAGTGCCTTCCGTATTAAAACGTTTTATTAAGGTAGATATTCCAGATTCTAACATCACCTATTTTATTATGCTTGAAGACATTATTAGCCATTTCATTTACAAATTATTTGCCGGTTATAAAGTTATCTCTGTAACAGAATTTCGAATTACCCGGAACGCTGATATGACAATTCATGAAGAAGGAGCTCGAGATTTATTAAAAGAAATTGAAAAAGAATTGAAAAAGCGAAAATGGGGAGCCGCTGTTCGACTAGAAGTGAAACGAAAACAATATGACCCTAACATGTTAAATTTTCTGTTGTCCGTATTGGAGATTCATTATAAAGATGTGTACGAAATGGATGGTCCCATCGATTTGACCTTTTTATTCAGTTTTCACAAGTCCCTTGAACCTACGCATGAGCATTTAGTGTATGAAACATTAATCCCCCAACCACCGCAGGATATGGGAGATTCTGAAGATTTGTATGAGCTAGCAAAAGAACGGGATTTATTTTTTCACCATCCTTATGAATCCTTCGAACCAATCGTTGATTTTGTATCCGATGCAGCTGATGACCCTGACGTATTAGCAATTAAACAAACATTGTATAGAGTAAGCGGAGATTCACCTGTTATAGAGGGTTTAAAAAGAGCTGCAGAACAAGGAAAGCAAGTAACCGTGCTCGTTGAATTAAAAGCGCGCTTTGATGAAGAAAATAATGTCCAGTGGGCAAAGGAATTGGAAAAAGCCGGATGTCATGTTATTTACGGTATGACTTATTTAAAAACACATAGTAAAATTACACTCGTGGTGAGAAGAAGAAATAATCAAATTGAACAATTTGTTCATTTGGGCACAGGAAATTATAATGATCAAACCGCTAAAATTTATACAGATATGGGGATTATTACGTCCAAGCGCGAATTTGGTATTGATGCAACTAACTTCTTCAATTACTTAAGTGGCTATGCAGAAAAACCATTGTTTCATCAATTATCCATGGCCCCATTTGATATGAAAACAGATTTTTTGTCCGATATAGATATAGAAATGGAGAACCATAAGAAATACGGGGATGGATATATTATTTTTAAAATGAATTCTTTAACGGATAAAGATTTGATTATGAAAATGTATGAAGCTTCCTGTGCTGGAGTTAACATTGATCTAATCGTTCGTGGTATTTGTTGCTTACGCCCACAAATACCAGGTGTCAGCGAAAATATACGCGTCATTAGTATTGTAGGTCGTTTCCTGGAACATACTCGCATATATTATTTTCGTCATCATCAAAATAGCAAAATGTATCTTTCTTCTGCCGATTTGATGACGAGAAATATGGAGAAACGTGTGGAGCTACTTTTTCCAATTATTGATGGCAACATAAAACAAAGATTATACGAAATATTGCAAATTATAAGTAATGACAATGTAAAAGCTCGCATGCAAGATCAAAATGGCATATATCATTATGTAGAAAAGGCAGACGAAGCCCCGAAAATAGATAGTCAAATGGAGCTATTCAAAAGAGCTTACATGGTTAAAGAAGACGAGGAATAA
- a CDS encoding Ppx/GppA family phosphatase, whose product MLYLEIMFHVNPKWESLCYNERNKPLTTKGVFPLNEEKYAIIDIGSNTIRLVIYLKEKSGRFQEIENVKAVARLKNYLEENHYLNQEGMGILANIVRSFKEVTDTYELNGIICVATATIRQAENKAEIIQKIAQESGYDTRILSEEEEAYYGYLAVVNSTTVSEGITIDIGGGSTELTYFKDRQLVYFKSMPFGALTLKQMFVEHDVPTEREMEQIKTYLQQQFTSIPWLYNKQVHLIGIGGSARNMIQIDQALKKYPLAGVHQYRIQENNMGYVKNHLRKFPFKELQKVEGLSKDRADIILPAIEVFHTLYEHTGATSFMLSRKGLRDGIFYEQIMHDFGITKFPNVREESFNELIVDFNINYKQVHQVITIATKIFDALRNSGLGYVGKIDYELLKRGAYVFNLGKYIDSESSSQHTFYLLANRTIDGLMHTERLKIALVASFKSKHKFKQYLKPFKEWFVKEEKKKLQTIGALLKLAYCFDSTKRNIVKDMDMLVDEEVITIHVYCDRDWMPEAYQVEKQKKHLEKALHRNINVCFCYQQ is encoded by the coding sequence ATGCTGTATTTAGAAATTATGTTTCATGTAAATCCAAAATGGGAAAGCTTGTGCTATAATGAACGCAATAAACCATTAACGACAAAAGGTGTGTTCCCATTGAATGAAGAAAAGTATGCAATTATTGATATTGGTTCGAATACCATTCGTCTCGTAATCTATCTTAAAGAAAAGAGCGGCCGCTTTCAGGAAATTGAAAATGTAAAGGCAGTCGCTAGACTTAAAAATTACTTAGAAGAAAATCATTATCTTAACCAAGAAGGAATGGGAATACTAGCTAACATTGTACGTAGCTTTAAAGAAGTAACGGATACATATGAATTAAATGGAATAATATGCGTCGCTACAGCAACAATTAGGCAAGCTGAAAATAAAGCAGAAATCATACAAAAAATTGCACAAGAAAGCGGTTACGATACAAGAATTCTCTCAGAAGAAGAAGAAGCTTATTACGGATATTTAGCCGTTGTCAATTCAACGACCGTTTCTGAAGGTATAACCATAGATATTGGTGGCGGGAGTACAGAACTTACTTATTTTAAAGATAGACAATTAGTTTACTTTAAAAGTATGCCTTTTGGTGCTTTGACTCTGAAGCAAATGTTTGTAGAACACGACGTACCAACAGAAAGAGAAATGGAACAGATTAAAACCTATCTACAACAGCAATTCACTTCCATTCCATGGTTATACAATAAGCAGGTCCATTTAATCGGTATTGGCGGTAGTGCCCGGAATATGATTCAAATTGACCAAGCATTAAAAAAATATCCATTAGCTGGCGTACATCAGTATCGGATTCAAGAAAATAACATGGGCTATGTTAAAAATCACCTACGTAAGTTCCCTTTCAAAGAATTACAAAAAGTAGAAGGGTTAAGTAAAGACAGAGCAGACATTATTTTGCCTGCCATTGAAGTATTCCATACTTTATACGAGCATACAGGGGCTACAAGTTTCATGCTAAGTAGAAAAGGGTTACGTGATGGAATATTTTATGAGCAAATTATGCATGATTTCGGTATCACCAAATTTCCAAATGTACGTGAAGAGAGTTTTAATGAATTAATTGTTGATTTTAATATAAATTATAAGCAAGTTCACCAAGTTATTACCATTGCAACAAAAATTTTTGACGCCTTACGCAATAGTGGGCTTGGTTATGTAGGAAAAATCGATTATGAATTATTAAAGCGTGGTGCCTATGTATTCAACCTTGGCAAGTACATTGATTCAGAGTCTTCTTCCCAGCACACCTTTTATCTTCTAGCGAATCGAACCATAGATGGACTTATGCATACAGAACGATTAAAGATTGCACTTGTCGCTTCTTTTAAAAGTAAGCATAAATTCAAACAATATTTGAAACCGTTTAAAGAATGGTTTGTAAAGGAAGAAAAGAAAAAATTGCAGACCATAGGTGCTCTACTAAAACTGGCGTACTGCTTTGACTCGACGAAGAGAAATATTGTAAAAGACATGGATATGCTTGTTGATGAAGAAGTGATTACTATTCATGTTTACTGTGACAGAGATTGGATGCCAGAAGCCTATCAAGTTGAAAAGCAAAAAAAACACTTAGAAAAAGCACTTCACAGAAACATTAACGTTTGCTTTTGCTATCAGCAATAA
- a CDS encoding L-lactate dehydrogenase, giving the protein MNKPLRKVAILGTGFVGSSTAYALINQGICDELLLIDMKQEKAVGESLDLIHCMDFLPSRTKVYTGSIQDTADVDIIIVSAGPPPNENQTRLDTLETGTQIMNDTIPGIMKTGFNGIFLIATNPVDIITYHIWQLSGLPRHQVIGTGTSIDSSRLKSYLAQLLDIDVRSIQAYTMGEHGDSQFAVWSHCTIGGKPLLEILHEKPHLATKLDLDDTVEKVKRVGFEILKRKGTTYYGIGNALAYFATQILNDSQQILPASCILDGEYEETNIATGVPGKISRNGIQDIVELNLSEQEKQLFRRSNTVLRDYMRRIGY; this is encoded by the coding sequence ATGAACAAACCATTACGTAAAGTTGCTATTTTAGGAACTGGCTTTGTCGGTTCAAGTACGGCATATGCCCTTATAAACCAAGGGATTTGCGACGAATTGCTATTGATCGATATGAAACAAGAAAAAGCAGTTGGTGAATCACTAGACCTCATTCATTGTATGGATTTTCTTCCTTCACGGACGAAAGTTTATACAGGTTCTATTCAAGATACAGCTGATGTGGACATTATTATTGTTAGTGCTGGCCCTCCACCAAATGAGAATCAAACTCGACTCGATACATTGGAAACCGGAACGCAAATAATGAATGATACCATTCCCGGAATAATGAAAACTGGGTTTAATGGCATTTTTTTAATTGCTACAAACCCTGTGGATATTATTACATATCACATCTGGCAATTATCTGGCCTACCACGTCATCAAGTGATTGGAACAGGTACATCGATCGACTCTTCCCGCCTCAAATCATATCTAGCACAGTTACTTGATATTGATGTTCGGAGTATACAAGCTTATACAATGGGCGAGCATGGTGATTCCCAATTTGCTGTTTGGTCACATTGCACAATTGGTGGTAAACCATTATTAGAAATATTGCATGAAAAGCCACATCTAGCTACCAAACTTGATTTAGATGATACAGTAGAAAAAGTGAAACGCGTTGGTTTTGAAATCTTAAAACGAAAAGGGACAACATATTATGGAATAGGCAATGCGTTAGCGTACTTTGCAACCCAAATATTAAATGATAGCCAACAAATTTTACCCGCTTCTTGCATATTAGACGGTGAATACGAAGAAACAAACATCGCTACTGGCGTGCCTGGAAAAATTAGCCGAAATGGTATCCAAGACATTGTTGAGCTAAACTTATCAGAACAAGAAAAGCAATTATTTAGGCGCTCTAACACCGTTTTAAGAGATTATATGCGAAGAATAGGTTATTAA
- a CDS encoding sterol desaturase family protein: MMKKYGREFITFPDVTVMVIIFAVMLGFTIPNLYDWRVWAAIGVGMMTYAISEYMIHRFLFHIKKPKNPFLLKLIKRLHYDHHVDPDNVKLLFLPLWFSFPNFIILVGICYAITGNLNLTMGFATGVIGYFLYYEWKHFVAHKPIQPVTKMGKQIKKSHLWHHYKNENYWFGVTHRAVDKTMGTYRDHKEVEKSDTARDLEKRA, encoded by the coding sequence ATGATGAAGAAATATGGCAGGGAATTTATTACGTTTCCAGACGTGACAGTAATGGTTATTATTTTTGCGGTAATGTTAGGGTTTACTATTCCGAATTTATACGATTGGAGGGTTTGGGCTGCAATTGGTGTAGGTATGATGACATATGCAATTAGTGAATACATGATACACCGGTTTTTATTTCATATTAAAAAACCGAAGAATCCATTTTTATTAAAATTAATTAAGCGCTTACATTATGATCACCACGTTGATCCTGATAATGTAAAATTGCTTTTCTTGCCACTCTGGTTTAGTTTCCCTAACTTTATAATTTTAGTAGGGATTTGCTATGCTATTACTGGCAATTTGAATTTGACAATGGGCTTTGCAACAGGTGTCATCGGGTATTTTTTGTATTACGAATGGAAGCATTTTGTAGCTCACAAGCCAATTCAACCAGTAACAAAAATGGGGAAACAAATTAAAAAATCACATCTTTGGCACCATTATAAAAACGAAAATTACTGGTTTGGTGTGACGCATCGTGCGGTTGATAAAACAATGGGAACATATCGTGACCATAAAGAAGTAGAAAAAAGTGATACAGCAAGGGATTTAGAAAAGCGCGCATAA